A window of the bacterium genome harbors these coding sequences:
- a CDS encoding transglycosylase SLT domain-containing protein yields the protein MIRIAAALCVVLIVGLGWPLPARPAAEDDLKKAVDAYSKGNLAQARIVLEYLQQDPGPMGGRAAYLLGIINLQQRRFNLAEAVFSQASDKLPILADHAHYYRAVAAFHAGDYALAVAGFQDVLTRFPASSLRGLALFWEAESLWGVHSPDAPDAFHRYLEEYGGGSHAAQAWFDMGESLLQLGRWADAAQAYRRVRWGFEGTPFWQPAWTRLTTLGAAHPLPPDATPPEVFFRRALADIGGGDFQTARAELLRVLTMPGGWRIADDALYQLGVLNYQRGRFDEATGYFWRDINLPGAHGDDSLFYLVRIALQRNRQSDALTLARRLIHDYPQSSLAPRSLYAIAQVREDKGALGPALGLYREAGERFPGTRWGHRALWSVGWVQYRAQQWRAARDEWLHIAQGDESEIAPAAHYWAARAAEILRRSDLASEEFRQVAVQYPDSYYGQRAASRLNVTVRATVAALTEIPPGELLWFDRYRELDTLAQVDDATSELAAAADKAPPQYRVTVGALLSQRYAQQGDVGRGIAMAEQVRDLAGGAGHGMPLILWEALYPQAFWETITKAAARSGADPYLVAGVIREESRFDPQAVSPASAYGLMQLLPGTAKGAARLAGIPAPSIQGLFDPQTNILLGSVVLQELWIRYNRVDLALAAYNAGPGSVGQWQAQRGALDPEAFVEEIPFQETRNYVKTVMQSAAMYKWLYRDGHPSATP from the coding sequence GGATGGCCGCTTCCAGCACGACCGGCAGCCGAGGATGATCTCAAAAAGGCGGTTGACGCCTACAGTAAGGGGAACCTCGCCCAAGCGAGGATCGTGCTGGAGTATCTCCAGCAAGACCCCGGTCCCATGGGCGGCCGGGCCGCCTACCTGCTCGGCATCATCAATCTGCAGCAGCGCCGATTCAACCTCGCGGAGGCGGTATTCAGCCAGGCGTCGGACAAGCTCCCCATCCTGGCGGATCACGCCCACTACTATCGTGCGGTGGCCGCGTTCCACGCCGGGGACTACGCGCTGGCTGTGGCCGGGTTCCAGGATGTCCTGACACGATTCCCCGCAAGCTCGCTGCGCGGCCTCGCCCTGTTCTGGGAGGCGGAGAGCCTTTGGGGGGTGCACTCGCCCGACGCCCCGGACGCGTTCCACCGGTATCTGGAAGAGTACGGAGGCGGGTCGCATGCCGCGCAGGCGTGGTTCGACATGGGGGAATCCCTGCTGCAACTGGGGCGGTGGGCGGACGCCGCGCAGGCGTACCGCCGCGTTCGGTGGGGGTTTGAAGGCACTCCCTTCTGGCAGCCCGCGTGGACGCGCCTCACCACGCTCGGGGCCGCGCATCCCTTACCGCCCGACGCGACGCCGCCGGAAGTCTTCTTTCGGCGCGCGCTGGCCGACATCGGGGGCGGGGATTTCCAGACCGCCCGCGCCGAGCTCCTGCGTGTGCTCACCATGCCGGGGGGATGGCGGATCGCCGACGACGCGCTGTACCAGCTCGGCGTGCTGAATTACCAGCGGGGGCGCTTCGATGAGGCGACAGGATACTTTTGGCGCGACATCAACCTCCCCGGCGCGCACGGAGACGACTCGCTGTTTTATCTCGTGCGCATCGCCCTGCAGAGGAACCGTCAGAGTGATGCGCTCACCCTGGCCAGGCGGTTGATCCACGACTATCCCCAGTCGTCGCTGGCGCCCCGGTCCCTCTACGCGATCGCGCAGGTGCGCGAGGACAAAGGGGCGCTCGGGCCCGCGCTCGGATTGTACCGGGAGGCCGGAGAGCGGTTTCCTGGGACCCGGTGGGGGCACCGGGCGCTGTGGTCGGTAGGGTGGGTGCAGTATCGCGCCCAGCAGTGGCGCGCCGCCCGCGACGAGTGGTTGCACATCGCGCAGGGAGACGAGAGCGAGATCGCCCCGGCGGCACATTACTGGGCGGCCCGCGCCGCGGAAATCCTGAGGCGGAGCGATCTCGCCTCCGAGGAGTTCCGCCAAGTCGCCGTGCAATACCCCGATTCATATTACGGGCAGCGTGCGGCATCCCGGTTGAACGTGACCGTGCGCGCGACGGTGGCCGCGCTGACGGAGATTCCCCCGGGGGAGCTGTTGTGGTTCGACCGGTATCGCGAGCTCGATACCCTCGCGCAGGTCGACGATGCCACAAGCGAACTCGCGGCCGCTGCCGACAAGGCGCCGCCGCAGTACCGGGTCACGGTGGGCGCACTGCTCAGCCAGCGCTACGCGCAGCAGGGCGACGTCGGCCGCGGAATCGCGATGGCGGAGCAGGTGCGCGACCTCGCCGGAGGGGCCGGCCACGGGATGCCACTCATTCTGTGGGAGGCGCTCTACCCACAGGCCTTCTGGGAGACGATCACCAAGGCTGCGGCGCGGTCGGGGGCAGACCCCTACTTGGTCGCCGGGGTGATCCGCGAAGAAAGCCGGTTCGACCCCCAGGCGGTCTCGCCCGCCAGCGCGTACGGGTTGATGCAGCTCTTGCCCGGAACCGCGAAGGGCGCCGCGCGCTTGGCCGGCATCCCGGCGCCGAGCATCCAGGGGCTCTTCGATCCGCAGACGAATATCCTGTTGGGGAGCGTCGTGCTGCAGGAACTCTGGATCCGGTACAATCGCGTGGACCTGGCCCTGGCCGCGTACAACGCCGGGCCCGGTTCGGTCGGCCAATGGCAGGCTCAGCGGGGAGCCCTCGATCCCGAGGCGTTCGTGGAAGAGATTCCGTTCCAGGAGACGCGGAACTACGTGAAGACGGTGATGCAGTCGGCCGCGATGTACAAGTGGCTCTATCGCGACGGGCACCCGTCGGCAACGCCGTAA